The genomic interval TGCGCCGAGCCCGAGCTGATCATCGCCGACGAGCCGACCACCGCGCTCGACGTCTCCGTGCAGGCGCAGATCATCTCACTGATCAAGCGTCTGGGCCGCGACCACGGCACCGCCGTGATGCTCGTGACCCACGACATGGGGGTGATCGCGGAAACCTCCGACCGCGTCGCGGTGATGTATGCCGGGCGTGTCGCCGAGATCGGCCCGGTGCAGGACGTCGTGAGGAATCCGCTGCACCCCTATGCCAAGGGCCTGATGGGCGCGATCCCGACGCTCGCGGGCGAGGACAAGCGGCTCGTACAGATTCCCGGCTCAATGCCACGCCTGTCGGCGATTCCGCGCGGCTGCTCCTTCAATCCGCGCTGCGCCTTTGCCTTCGACCGCTGCCGGGTCGATCGCCCCGAGCCGCTGCGCCAGGGCACGCAATCCGTCGCCTGCCATCTCTATGACACGGCACCCGCGGAGAACGCGGCATGAGCGCACCCTTCGTCCGGGCCAAAGACCTGCGCCGCGTCTTCGACGTCTCAAAACCGTGGCTCAACCGCGTGCTGGAAGGCGGGCATCTCGAATATCTCAAGGCCGTGGACGGCGTCACCTTCGAGATCAGGAAGGGCGAGACGTTTGCGCTGGTCGGCGAGTCCGGCTCCGGCAAGACCACGGTGGCGCGGATGATCGTCGGGCTGCTGCCGCCGAGTTCGGGCGAAGTGCTGATCGACGGCGTCTCGATGACTGATCCGAAACAGGCCCCCGCGCGACGGCGCCTGCGCCGTCGCATCCAGATGATTTTCCAGGACCCCTATGCGAGCCTCAATCCGCGCTTCCGGGTCGACGCCATTATCGCCGAGCCGATCCGCGCCTTCGACCTGATCCAGGGCGAGCGCGACATCCAGGCCCGCGTGGGCGAACTGCTGAGCCTCGTCGGACTGCATCCCGACGACCGGCTCAAATATCCGCATGAGTTCTCCGGCGGTCAGCGCCAGCGTATCGCGATCGCGCGCGCGCTGGCGTCCGACGCCGAGTTCATCGTCTGTGACGAGCCGACCTCGGCGCTCGACGTCTCCGTGCAGGCTCAGATCCTGAACCTGATGCGCGATCTTCAGGACAAGTTCGGCCTTACCTACATGTTCATCAGCCACAACCTCGCCGTGGTCAGGCACATGGCGAGCCGCGTCGGTGTGATGTATCTCGGCCGGATCGTCGAGATCGCCGAGGGGCGCGAATTGTTCGCCAGTCCCCGCATGCCCTACACCAAGATGCTGTTGGGGGCGGTGCCTGATCTGGCAATGTCCGGCCGGCAGCGCATCCCCGTGAAGGGCGAGATCCCGAACCCGATCGATCCGCCGCCCGGCTGCGCCTTCAATCCGCGCTGCCCGCTGGCCTTCGACCTCTGCCGCAAGGAGGCGCCAAGGCTGATCGACGGCGTCGCCTGCCATGCCGTCAACACCGCGCCGGTCCCGGCGTGACGCGCCCGTGCCATGCTTTGGGAACAATTGGCAGCAGGCTCCGCCTGTGATCAATTGCGCGCGCCGAAATTAAGAAAAGCGAACTGACATGGCCAATATCAATCCCGATCCTTTCACGACCCGGCCCGAGATCGAGGGCACGTTCGGGGTCGTCGCCTCCACGCACTGGATCGCCACGGCTGTTGGCATGGGCATTCTGGAAAAAGGCGGCAACGCTTTCGATGCCGGTGTCGCGACCGCCTTCACGTTGCAGGTGGTCGAGCCGCATCTGAACGGCCCTGGTGGCGACGTGCCTGTTATCGTGCATGACGTCAAACGCGGCCGCACCGAGGTGATTTGCGGCCAGGGTCCGGCGCCGGCCCGCGCCACCATCGCGCATTACAGGAGCGAGGGGCTCGACATGGTGCCCGGCACCGGGCTGTTAGCTGCCTGCGTCCCCGGCACCTTCGAATCCTGGATGATGCTTCTGCGCGACTACGGCACGCTGCGCCTGCGCGATGTGCTGGAGCCCGCGATATCATACGCGCGCGACGGCTACCCGCTGGTCGAGCGCGCCAGCGCCACCATCCAGACCGTCGAGCAATTGTTCCGAAAATATTGGCCGACCTCGGCCGCGGTCTATCTGCCCAATGGCGAAGTGCCCAAGCCCGGCACGCTCTTCACCAACAAGACGCTCTCTGAGACCTATGCACGCATCCTCGAGGAAGCCGAGAGCGGAGGCGGCAGCCGTGACGCCGAGATCGAGCGCGCGCGAAAAGCCTGGTCGCAGGGTTTTGTGGCCGAAGCCATCGACAAGTTCTGCCGCACCCAGGAGGTGATGGACGTCAGCGGCTCACCGCACCGCGGCGTGCTCTCCGCCGACGACATGGCGCGCTGGCAGCCGACGGTCGAGGCACCCCTCACCTACGACTACGGCCGCTACACCGTGTGCAAGGCCGGCGTCTGGAGCCAGGGCCCGGTGACGCTGCAACAGCTCGCGCTGCTCAAGGGCTTTGCGCTCGACGGGCTCGACCCCACGGGAGCCGAGTTCATCCATCTCCAGATCGAATGCGCAAAACTCGCCTTTGCCGATCGCGAGAAGTTTTACGGCGATCCAAATTTCAGCGAAATCCCGATCACGACGTTGCTGTCGGATGCATATAACGACGAACGCCGCAAGCTCGTCACCGACAAGGCATCGCTCGAATTCCGTCCCGGCTCCGTCGAGGGCTTTGGCGGCGTGGTCAAGCTGCGCCGCGCCGAAGGGCAACGCGAAGCGGTCGGCGCGCTCGGCGCCGGCGAACCCACGGTCGGCCGTTTCGGCGAGGTGCGCGGCGACACCGTGCATTTCGATATCATCGACAAGGCGGGCAACATGGTCTCGTCGACGCCGTCGGGCGGTTGGCTGCAATCCTCGCCCGTCATTCCCGAACTCGGCTTTTGTCTCGGCAGCCGGGCGCAGATGTTCTGGCTCGATGAAGGCCATCCGGGAGCGCTCGCACCCGGCAAACGGCCGCGCACCACGCTCTCGCCGACCATGGCGCTGCGCGACGGCGAGCCATATCTGGCCTGGGGCTCGCCGGGCGGGGACCAGCAGGACCAGTGGATCACGCAGTTCTTCCTGCGCCACGTCCACTGCAACCTCAATCTCCAGGAATCGATCGACGCGCCGGCCTGGCACTCCGAGCATTTCCCGATCTCGTTCTGGCCGCGTACGGCTCGCCCCGGCGTGCTCGTGGTCGAGAACCGCGTGCCCAAGGCGACGATCGAGACCCTGCGCGCACGCGGGCACATCGTCGAGGTCGGCCCCGACTGGTCGGAGGGCCGCCTGACCGCAGCCTCGCGCGTCGGCGTGCGCCGTCGTGCCGCCGCCAATCCGCGCGGCATGCAGGGCTACGCGGCAGGACGCTAACGGACAAACGCTATGACCTGGTCGATCATCGCGAGAGACAGCAGGACAGGCCAGCTCGGCATCGCGGTCGCGACCAAATTCTTTGCCGTCGGCGCGCGCGTGCCGTTCATCGCCGCGGGCCTCGGCGCCATCGCGACGCAAGCCTTCGTCAACCCCTATTACGGCATCGACGGCGTCAAACTGTTGCGCGAAGGCCTGAACGCGCAGGATGTTCTCGCCGCGTTGCTCGCAACCGATGACGGCCGCGAAAGCCGGCAGATCCACATCATGGACGCCAGCGGCGCAATTGCTGCACATACGGGGCGCGACTGCACAGAATGGTGCGGCCATCTCTCGGGCAGCGGCTTCTCCATCGCCGGCAACATGCTCGCGGGTCCCGACGTCCTCGACGAGACGGCCAAGACGTACATTGCCAACGACAGCCTGCCCTTCCCGCGCCGCCTGCTCGCGGCGATGCGCGGTGGCGAAGCGGCCGGCGGCGACAAGCGCGGCAAGCAATCGGCCGCACTCCTGATCCATGGCGAGGAGGAGTGGTCGGCGCTCGACCTGCGCGCCGACGACCATCCCGATCCGCTCGCCGAGCTCGAACGCCTCGAGCAGGTCAGCCACGAGCTCTGGGTCCACTTCCGAAGCTCACTGCCGACGCGACAGAATCCGGCCGGAAGCACCGACCGCAGCGTCATCGACGCCCGCATCGCCGCGGCGCGCACAGAACAATCATGACGGCCGGACCGCTGATCGAGATCGAGGGCCTGCGCGTCCGCTTCCACGGCGACGATGGCCGCGTCACTCACGCGGTCGACACCATCGACCTCAGCGTCGCCAATGGCGCGACGCTCGGCATCGTCGGCGAATCCGGCTGCGGCAAGAGCGTGACGTCACTCGCGATCATGGGGCTGCTGCCGAAGACGAGCGCGGAGGTCACAGGCAGCATCCGCTTTGACGGCTTTGACCTGCTGCAGGCACCCGACCAAACCCTGCGCGACCTGCGCGGCAATCGGCTCGCCATGATTTTTCAGGAGCCGATGACCTCGCTCAATCCGAGTTTTACCGTCGGTGACCAGATCGTCGAGACGATCCTTCGCCACCGCGGCGGCTCACGGCGCAGCGCGCGAGAGCGCGCAATCGAGCTGTTGCGCCGGGTCCATATCCCCTCGCCCGAGCGGCGAATCGACGAATATCCGCACAAGCTCTCCGGCGGCATGCGCCAGCGCGTGATGATCGCGATGGCGCTGGCCTGCGATCCGCGCCTGTTGATCGCGGACGAGCCGACCACGGCGCTCGACGTCACGCTCCAGGCGCAGATCCTGGAGCTGATGCGCGAGTTGAAGGCGGCGAGCGGCGCCGCCATCATTCTCATCACCCACGATCTCGGGGTCGTCGCCGAGGTCTGCGACGAGGTCGCGGTGATGTATGCCGGCGAGATCGTGGAGCGCGCGCCGGTGGATGAGCTGTTCGCAGCGCCTCAGCATCCCTACACGGTCGGCCTGCTCGGTTCGATCCCACGGCTCGACCATCGTGCCGAGCAGCTTGCGACCATCGAAGGCATGGTGCCGAACATGGCGCAGCCGCCAACGGGCTGCCGTTTTGCCGCGCGCTGCCCGTTCGCGCTGGAAGCTTGCACCAAGGCGCCACCACCGCTCGCCGACGTCAGCTCCGGCCATCTGTCGCGCTGCATCCGCGCGCCGCTCGAACGTCTGGTGTCGTGATGGCGCTGCTCGATGTCGAGGGCCTGGTCAAGCACTTCGTCGCCGAACGCTCCCTGCTCGGCCGCCCACGCGCGCATGTCAAAGCCGTCGACGGCGTGAGTTTTTCGCTTCAATCCGGCAAGACGCTGGCGCTGGTCGGCGAGTCCGGCTGCGGCAAGTCGACCGTCAGCCGCCTGGTGCTGCGTCTGATCGAGCCGGACGCCGGCTCAATCCGCTTCGACGGCCGCGATCTGCTTGCACTCGATGCCGGCGCGCTGCGTGCATTCCGCCGCCAGGCGCAGATCATCTTTCAGGACCCTTATGCCTCGCTCAACCCGCGCATGACCGTCGGCCAGATCTTGACCGAGCCGCTTGCCCTGCACGATCTCCTGCCGGCCGCGCAGCGTCGCCAGCGCGTCGAGGAGCTGTTGCGGCTGGTAGGGCTCGAGCCGCGGCTGGCGCGGCGCTATCCGCATGAATTCTCCGGCGGCCAGCGCCAGCGCATCGCGATTGCCCGCGCGCTCGCGGTCGAGCCAAAGCTGATCATCTGTGACGAGCCGGTCTCGGCGCTCGACGTCTCCATCCGCTCGCAAATCCTGAACCTGCTGCGTGAGCTCCAGGACAGGCTCGGCCTTGCCTATATTTTCGTCTCGCATGACCTCGCGGTGGTC from Bradyrhizobium arachidis carries:
- a CDS encoding ABC transporter ATP-binding protein → MALLDVEGLVKHFVAERSLLGRPRAHVKAVDGVSFSLQSGKTLALVGESGCGKSTVSRLVLRLIEPDAGSIRFDGRDLLALDAGALRAFRRQAQIIFQDPYASLNPRMTVGQILTEPLALHDLLPAAQRRQRVEELLRLVGLEPRLARRYPHEFSGGQRQRIAIARALAVEPKLIICDEPVSALDVSIRSQILNLLRELQDRLGLAYIFVSHDLAVVKHIADRVAVMNLGRIVETAEADALFASPRHPYSRALLSAIPLPQPQAKRSTILLQGEMPSALNPPSGCRFHTRCPFVVDRCRGEEPMLVADSTGHAAACHRVAELPPPGAILPKGGGFSPALAKLVAAFSQKTEGAEASGVGIQGATPPAT
- a CDS encoding gamma-glutamyltransferase family protein, coding for MANINPDPFTTRPEIEGTFGVVASTHWIATAVGMGILEKGGNAFDAGVATAFTLQVVEPHLNGPGGDVPVIVHDVKRGRTEVICGQGPAPARATIAHYRSEGLDMVPGTGLLAACVPGTFESWMMLLRDYGTLRLRDVLEPAISYARDGYPLVERASATIQTVEQLFRKYWPTSAAVYLPNGEVPKPGTLFTNKTLSETYARILEEAESGGGSRDAEIERARKAWSQGFVAEAIDKFCRTQEVMDVSGSPHRGVLSADDMARWQPTVEAPLTYDYGRYTVCKAGVWSQGPVTLQQLALLKGFALDGLDPTGAEFIHLQIECAKLAFADREKFYGDPNFSEIPITTLLSDAYNDERRKLVTDKASLEFRPGSVEGFGGVVKLRRAEGQREAVGALGAGEPTVGRFGEVRGDTVHFDIIDKAGNMVSSTPSGGWLQSSPVIPELGFCLGSRAQMFWLDEGHPGALAPGKRPRTTLSPTMALRDGEPYLAWGSPGGDQQDQWITQFFLRHVHCNLNLQESIDAPAWHSEHFPISFWPRTARPGVLVVENRVPKATIETLRARGHIVEVGPDWSEGRLTAASRVGVRRRAAANPRGMQGYAAGR
- a CDS encoding ABC transporter ATP-binding protein; its protein translation is MTAGPLIEIEGLRVRFHGDDGRVTHAVDTIDLSVANGATLGIVGESGCGKSVTSLAIMGLLPKTSAEVTGSIRFDGFDLLQAPDQTLRDLRGNRLAMIFQEPMTSLNPSFTVGDQIVETILRHRGGSRRSARERAIELLRRVHIPSPERRIDEYPHKLSGGMRQRVMIAMALACDPRLLIADEPTTALDVTLQAQILELMRELKAASGAAIILITHDLGVVAEVCDEVAVMYAGEIVERAPVDELFAAPQHPYTVGLLGSIPRLDHRAEQLATIEGMVPNMAQPPTGCRFAARCPFALEACTKAPPPLADVSSGHLSRCIRAPLERLVS
- a CDS encoding ABC transporter ATP-binding protein — protein: MSAPFVRAKDLRRVFDVSKPWLNRVLEGGHLEYLKAVDGVTFEIRKGETFALVGESGSGKTTVARMIVGLLPPSSGEVLIDGVSMTDPKQAPARRRLRRRIQMIFQDPYASLNPRFRVDAIIAEPIRAFDLIQGERDIQARVGELLSLVGLHPDDRLKYPHEFSGGQRQRIAIARALASDAEFIVCDEPTSALDVSVQAQILNLMRDLQDKFGLTYMFISHNLAVVRHMASRVGVMYLGRIVEIAEGRELFASPRMPYTKMLLGAVPDLAMSGRQRIPVKGEIPNPIDPPPGCAFNPRCPLAFDLCRKEAPRLIDGVACHAVNTAPVPA
- a CDS encoding DUF1028 domain-containing protein is translated as MTWSIIARDSRTGQLGIAVATKFFAVGARVPFIAAGLGAIATQAFVNPYYGIDGVKLLREGLNAQDVLAALLATDDGRESRQIHIMDASGAIAAHTGRDCTEWCGHLSGSGFSIAGNMLAGPDVLDETAKTYIANDSLPFPRRLLAAMRGGEAAGGDKRGKQSAALLIHGEEEWSALDLRADDHPDPLAELERLEQVSHELWVHFRSSLPTRQNPAGSTDRSVIDARIAAARTEQS